The genomic segment AAATTCatgaaagtaaaaaataaaaaaataaattccaaccatataaataatacaaggcatattttacaacttaataatttctttttcaaaaatatcatataaaacgCCACCGTTTATCTCatcacatataaaataataaccaGTTAAAGAATAACCAACCGTCGTGAATTGCTGCTcttatagtttaattaaataactCTCTTTGTCAGAAAGTCAGAACTTAGAATCAGATCAAGAAAGTGTCATTTTCCCGAGAAAATTTTgacttttattctttctttttcgcGGAAAATTAGTTTCGATCCAAATCATTCGATATTTTCAATGGCAGCTTCGAGGAGTTGCACATTGCGATTCATGATATTGTTCTCAATCGCTTCATTCTTGTACCAGTCTTGCTATTCCTTCTTGTCTCCTCCAAGCTCCATTATCAATCCTTCCAAAGTCAAACAAGTTTCTTGGAAACCTAGGTCTCAATTTTCTCTTCATTTCGCCACTGCTTTCAGTagaaatttcattttctttttgttttaaaaagattttcttgttcttttgcAGAGCTTTTGTCTATGAAGGCTTCTTGACGGACCTCGAATGCGATCACTTGATATCTCTTGTAAGTTGCATTTCCACTTCCATCGATTGTTTTAGAActtgaattcatttaatttcagtACTTTTATAATGATTCGATCTTTTTTTATTACTATGAAGGCGAAATCTGAGCTAAAGAGATCTGCGGTTGCTGATAATGTTAGTGGAAAAAGCAAGCTTAGCGAAGTCCGTACTAGCTCAGGGATGTTTATTTCTAAAGCAAAGGTTCAATCATTTATCCACTTTTTTATGCATTATATTTGTATTGCTTTTAAATCTTAATTTGATCCAATCATGGAAGTTCCTAATTGTTGGCATTTATTGAAACCAAGCTCTAGGCTTTACTTTAACACTTAATCCTTTGTAGGAGGGCCGGCCTTGCGCCCCCCCCCCCCTTCTCAAAAAAAAAGATGGTAGATTTCCCATTTAGCcccttaaaattttatgaaattgcatattagtataatgataaatttgcactttggcccccaaAAATTGATGATTCATCTCTGCCCCCTAAAGCAATGTTTTGGCTTCGCCCCTTTCTAACATTGGCCATTTGATATATAAGGAAACTATTTTTGTGGGATTTAGTGAAAATGGTAGTAAATTTCATGcttttattattacatataatagTGCTGGTCCCATAGTTTCATGCTTTTGCATTGTTTATATAGCCTTGAGTTGTATGGCATATTATGATGAAAAGTATATGTTAATGATGTTCAAAAGAGTTTTCTTTGACAAGCTTTTAGCCATAAGTTTTTAAAGGATGCACTCACAACATTGAAACTATTATGCATTTAATTATTGGGTATTTCTACGAGACACATTATGTAaactctccattttttttttagGATCCTATTGTTGCTGGTATTGAGGACAAGATTTCAACATGGACATTTCTTCCCAAAGGTATGAATGCTCAAGAAAAATGTTGGTCATGCATCTTTCTCTCCTTATCTTAACTTTTTACCATAATTAATTTGGGTAGTAGCACGATTGGTCACCAGCTGGTCATTGGTGCTCGAGCATCGTTGGAACCAGCTGACCCTTGGTGCCTGAGTACCATTGGCACCAACTGGTGTTGACTACTACAATCACTTCCTTTGTTTCCTTGGCATAAATTTATGTTTTCATGACTTTTTGACAATATGTGAAGATTTCTTGCACACCATAATGATTATAGGTTAGTGAAATTTGAAATATATCTTCAAGCCGTCAAGGTTTTAGGTTGcattttaatgattaatttagTTAGGTTCTGCTATTGTGATTGTATCCTCCAGTTTGAATGCACGAAACCTTATTTGATAAGTCTCAATCGACAAGATTGACCAGAGACTATGCTGTGGGCATGGAAAATGTTGAATGTTCTGCAGTTTGCGTAGATAAAGGCGGTAAAAGTACAATGGAGCCCTTGTCTTAGGatttagattgcattttgctccctctactcaaaaaatgggcaaattagtccttgtacattagaTTATAGAGCAAAATGGTCTTcgtgttaaaaatttcatccatttctactgttaaaaactagtccTTGTATGTCAAAACAAGGTAAACGTGGCACGTCACAGGTAACTATTTGATTATTCTGTCTACCCCGTTAGTTTTTAACAGTATAATTGGAAAGTATTAgcttgctctttgatctaacttacaaggactaatttgcccattttttgagtgaagggggcaaaatgcaatctaactcctagtacatggggctccatggtacttttacaaGATAAAGGTTGTTATTTCTGCACATTTCTGTGTCTGTGAATCAGATAGCTGGATAGCTAATTTATGCATCTCCAGTGCTTTTTTTTAGGTAGCTTTTGAGAATTCGGATTTTAGAATTTGGATTTCAAAAATAGTGTAAATTAAGTAGTAAACTATTTAGAAATGTAACATTCATAATAATTTCTCAAATTCATGTATTTGTTAGATGcctatttattaataaatttgaaattcttaaagtATTCTTGGATTTCACAAATCAATAATTTTATCGTTTTCTAACATATATTGTATTGAATCTCAACTAATTTGCTCATAATTTATGCATCACATTCTTACcatttatataataaatgaaaTCCAAAATTTGAAATTCATGTTCCCAAACAGAGCATTAAGGATCTGTGAACATTCAATATCTAAATAATCTTAATGTGATTATCTTCTAGTCTTCATCATAAAGCTTCACGCTACTCCCTGGTTGAGTGACAAACCTTATGTATGATAGGTTTAATGTAAAACCAGGTACATACATATCTGTATATATATTTTAGGAAAATGGAGGAAAAACATTAGAAATTGTGATTAAATTAAGTACATATTAACATGATTTGTTTTCTCATTCCAGAAAATGGGGAAGACATACAAGTATTGAGATATGAGCATGGACAGAAATATGATCCGCATTATGATTACTTTGTTGACAAGGTGAACATTGCCAGGGGTGGACACCGCACGGCAACTGTCCTAATGTATCTTACAAATGTGACCAAAGGTGGTGAAACCGTGTTCCCTGAAGCAGAGGTTTGTTCAAGTGTCCATAATCGTATTAGAACTCTTCCGCTGTTATTTCACGTGATTTAAGTTGCATGTTCTTTTCGACTGGTGCTTTCTCATGGTTTAAACATTTTTTAGGCTTCATGATTTCATCCTTGGAAATTTTTGAGATCTGTTCTTACATATAAGATACATGCTTATGGATGATAAATGGGATAAGCTTCCCAAAACGGTGCTAGGCGGGGATGATTGTGGTTATGTTATTATACTTAAtactaattttctaatttaacttcATCAACAGGAATCATCACTTCACAAGACTCCTGCAAAAGACGATCTTTCGGACTGTGCAAAGAAAGGCATTTCAGGTTAGCCACATAGAAACTAGAACAGCTTTtctgaaaatttattttactCAAGTTATTAATTGATATCTTGTTGTTTTCTTACCATTGCATCTCTGAAATAATTAGTGAAACCGCGAAGAGGGGATGCCCTTCTCTTCTTCAGTCTCCACCCTAATGCTATCCCCGATCCAAGCAGTCTTCACGCCGGATGCCCAGTAACCGAAGGTGAGAAATGGTCAGCAACAAAGTGGATTCATGTTGACTCTTTTGACAAAAATTTGGCAGCTGGCGATAACTGCATGGATTCGAACGAAAGCTGCGAGAGATGGGCTGTTCTCGGCGAGTGTTCGAAGAACCCGGAATACATGATTGGATCTCCCGAGCTTCCTGGATACTGTAGAAGAAGTTGCAAAGTATGTTAAACTTTACACTACATGCTCTCCCATCTTTACATGATTATTTCTGCTATTGAACTTTTCTCATGTGGCTTATTTGTTGATTTTTCATACATGTTCCTTTTCCTTTAGCTCTACTAAGTACTTAACCGATTTCGTCCTCCGTCTGCCCCGAAAAAACCCGATTGTTTGTAAAACCGGATTCGGTCTTATTAGCATTGGTCAGCACATTCTTTATGAAGattatcattttatcttttaAGTCTTTATCAGATAGCTAAGTTTTTCATTCTCCATATTCAACTCGTGCTTGAAAACATATATTAGCTGTAAAAAATGGACGGAAGTTTTTTATCCAACCATAGATGCCTTGGGAATTTGCAGCTAAAAGCAATATGTTCCCATACCTTTTATGTGGTGGATATAAACCGCACCAAAGATCGGGTGAGGCGGCTCGGTCTGTATGAGTTGAGTCTTATACTAAAGTTGTATGAGTGAGGACCGGCCTGTGAATACGTGATCAATAATCTTTAGTTTTGGTacctgaattttatttttttattttttgagaatttttttttaatcagaTCCAGCCTTtttaaaccttaattttttttataccatTCTTATTACCACATGTAAATTCTTACATATCCTTAAATTAAACAGCAATATGTACTTTTAAGTGTGTTTGAAAAATTCAATTGagttatataattaaatacacttattttcatattaaattaatataattgtttgtgtatgtaatatattaacgtaaaattatgttaatttggtaatattgttaatgattttgaaaattgagtcaaatcaaaatttaatctataaaat from the Gossypium hirsutum isolate 1008001.06 chromosome D09, Gossypium_hirsutum_v2.1, whole genome shotgun sequence genome contains:
- the LOC107926438 gene encoding probable prolyl 4-hydroxylase 4, with the protein product MAASRSCTLRFMILFSIASFLYQSCYSFLSPPSSIINPSKVKQVSWKPRAFVYEGFLTDLECDHLISLAKSELKRSAVADNVSGKSKLSEVRTSSGMFISKAKDPIVAGIEDKISTWTFLPKENGEDIQVLRYEHGQKYDPHYDYFVDKVNIARGGHRTATVLMYLTNVTKGGETVFPEAEESSLHKTPAKDDLSDCAKKGISVKPRRGDALLFFSLHPNAIPDPSSLHAGCPVTEGEKWSATKWIHVDSFDKNLAAGDNCMDSNESCERWAVLGECSKNPEYMIGSPELPGYCRRSCKVC